A single genomic interval of Rhizobium leguminosarum bv. trifolii WSM1325 harbors:
- a CDS encoding Endonuclease/exonuclease/phosphatase (PFAM: Endonuclease/exonuclease/phosphatase~KEGG: rec:RHECIAT_CH0002865 putative endonuclease/exonuclease/phosphatase family protein) — translation MSLRLATFNVENLLTRFDFTGFRNQLRQDRVIKLFQVSSEGVYQQLEQARVIAATDDTRQMSALAIADADADILCLQEIDNMAALQAFEYGYLFRMVGNGYRQKYLVEGNDSRGIDVAVLMREETRDGQKIELRDIRSHAMTTYRDLDLFDEELALTNRIDDKIFKRDCLELDLLIGGRPFSLYVVHFKSMGNPRDGLDGRQSTMPIRRAEARAVRGIIEDRFGAEQAGTKSFAICGDMNDYQERVDVIGRRGTGYRFEHQNETASALDVFSSDGFAENVVRRREPLDRWTLYHARGPQEQWLCQLDYLWLSPALAAHNAGCLPEIIRSGQPYRTVFPPGQEVERYPRTGWDRPKASDHCPVVMTLDLP, via the coding sequence GGTGTCGAGCGAGGGTGTCTATCAGCAGCTTGAGCAGGCGCGGGTGATTGCCGCGACCGACGACACGCGGCAGATGTCGGCCCTTGCGATCGCCGACGCTGACGCCGATATCCTCTGCCTGCAGGAAATCGACAACATGGCTGCCCTTCAGGCCTTCGAATACGGCTATCTCTTCCGCATGGTCGGAAACGGCTACCGCCAGAAATACCTGGTCGAGGGCAATGACAGCCGCGGCATTGATGTTGCCGTGCTGATGCGCGAGGAAACGCGCGATGGCCAGAAGATCGAGCTCAGGGATATCAGAAGCCACGCGATGACGACCTATCGCGATCTCGATCTCTTCGACGAGGAACTGGCGCTCACCAACCGCATCGACGACAAGATCTTCAAGCGCGATTGCCTGGAGCTCGACCTTCTGATCGGCGGACGGCCGTTTTCGCTCTACGTCGTGCATTTCAAGTCGATGGGCAATCCGCGCGACGGGTTGGACGGGCGGCAATCGACCATGCCGATCCGCCGCGCCGAGGCGCGCGCCGTGCGCGGCATCATCGAGGATCGCTTCGGGGCGGAGCAAGCCGGCACGAAGAGCTTCGCTATCTGCGGAGACATGAACGATTATCAGGAGCGTGTCGATGTCATCGGCCGCCGGGGCACCGGCTATCGCTTCGAACATCAGAACGAGACCGCAAGCGCGCTCGACGTTTTCAGCAGCGACGGCTTTGCCGAAAATGTCGTGCGCCGCCGCGAACCCCTCGACCGCTGGACGCTCTATCACGCGCGGGGCCCACAGGAGCAGTGGCTTTGCCAACTCGACTATCTCTGGCTTTCGCCAGCACTCGCCGCCCATAATGCCGGGTGCCTGCCCGAAATCATCCGCAGCGGCCAGCCCTACCGCACCGTCTTCCCGCCCGGGCAGGAGGTGGAGCGTTATCCGCGCACTGGCTGGGACAGGCCGAAGGCGTCCGATCACTGCCCCGTCGTCATGACACTGGATCTCCCATGA